The following proteins come from a genomic window of Aspergillus oryzae RIB40 DNA, chromosome 4:
- a CDS encoding GTP cyclohydrolase I (GTP cyclohydrolase I) → MNSRGARERESLNSSIRSSFAPRIPAEFNLPETVAHSVDESTHVTNESNTDSGAVNRPASPYTLYPPIDFDGLSWPCPGTRARLESSPEETEERVQKLAGAVRTILECIGEDPEREGLRETPERYAKAMLYFTKGYEENVRDLVNGAVFHEDHDELVIVKDIEVFSLCEHHMVPFMGKMHIGYIPNRRVLGLSKLARLAEMFSRRLQVQERLTKQVALAISEVLKPLGVGVVMESSHLCMVMRGVQKTSSTTTTSCMLGCMRSSAKTREEFLTLLHRR, encoded by the exons ATGAACTCTCGTGGTGCTCGCGAAAGGGAGAGTCTCAACTCATCTATTCGCTCCTCATTCGCCCCCCGTATCCCGGCAGAGTTCAATTTGCCAGAGACGGTCGCACACTCTGTCGACGAGTCTACCCATGTCACTAACGAATCGAATACTGACTCAGGCGCGGTAAA CCGCCCGGCAAGTCCATACACGCTATATCCTCCTATCGATTTTGACGGACTGAGCTGGCCCT GCCCCGGCACAAGGGCGCGGTTGGAGTCTTCGCCCGAGGAAACGGAGGAACGAGTTCAAAAATTGGCAGGTGCAGTGAGAACCATTCTGGAGTGCATTGGAGAGgatccagaaagagaaggtttGCGGGAGACCCCAGAGAGATATGCGAAAGCCATGCTCTACTTCACCAAAGGCTACGAGGAGAATGTCAGGGATCTAGTCAATGGCGCAGTCTTCCACGAGGACCACGATGAGTTAGTTATTGTCAAGGACATCGAGGTCTTCTCTCTATGTGAACACCACATGGTTCCCTTTATGGGAAAG ATGCATATCGGCTATATCCCTAATCGCCGtgttcttggtctttcgAAATTGGCGCGCCTGGCGGAAATGTTCTCTCGGCGGCTACAGGTGCAGGAGCGCCTTACAAAACAAGTTGCGCTCGCCATATCGGAGGTCTTGAAGCCATTAGGTGTCGGTGTCGTCATGGAGTCCTCGCACCTCTGTATGGTGATGCGCGGTGTGCAAAAAACGAGCAGCACCACCACAACGAGCTGCATGTTGGGATGCATGCGATCTAGCGCAAAGACCAGAGAGGAATTTTTGACTCTTTTGCACCGGAGATAA
- a CDS encoding uncharacterized protein (predicted protein), whose protein sequence is MTASDRALQAYLIRQQLLAGIAPENMIPMRPPTTGQTQGGNQGIVNRPNNPSLVQITNNGISIPHVPPARFIGVLHPLPVQPTRNSRGPLSPQRQPIFRCGSNPDAGLRMQPIAGVRSETSQSRNTVSHEGSGALSGLQSEPHASERPRQPSEGDRVRRAETRRPSQRDSRLAVSHQQDRPQPRLQLFPTLSRGSISPLPANNNTMAHDTGNKSSNTTDLPHNGFDILLVFTYHQGLALELTMYLNGEDLIKLIATSKPFNQFVKRNYSDIIKRQATRDAPQSSQIFPFRCYPRLCIDDTNARRQLIPPRDTAGENDLAPSFCWLQMIIYREQTVKKIMEKMLVAGHGLPKPCEPAIKKLWFLMDIPDNRRREWTIMNRNLWQDIELFFAMLFIAQLDALLRKKRSNITGRLYHLLMAQPTMTVVWDVLRDVALRNEFDILKSFVRWKYTPLPHETDLYVYGVPPHEVGALQYEGYGRHERVTKIVQPDELILREMARRQLNLGDMYKDIFLMGNGARYYSRSAQAATSWVGEMKREADAQGVDWQNVVKLN, encoded by the coding sequence ATGACAGCCTCAGACAGGGCTCTGCAGGCCTACTTGATCCGGCAGCAGCTACTGGCAGGAATTGCGCCTGAGAATATGATACCCATGAGGCCTCCCACAACTGGCCAGACCCAGGGCGGGAACCAGGGCATCGTGAACAGGCCGAATAATCCTTCTTTGGTGCAGATCACGAACAACGGTATTTCAATCCCCCATGTACCGCCTGCGAGGTTCATTGGCGTACTTCATCCACTCCCTGTTCAGCCAACTAGGAATTCCCGCGGTCCGCTATCTCCTCAGAGACAGCCAATCTTCAGGTGCGGTAGCAATCCTGACGCGGGTTTGAGAATGCAACCGATAGCTGGGGTTCGATCCGAAACTTCTCAAAGCAGGAATACCGTCTCTCACGAAGGATCGGGTGCTTTGAGTGGACTTCAGTCTGAGCCTCATGCTAGTGAAAGACCCCGTCAGCCCTCCGAAGGGGATCGAGTCCGCAGAGCAGAGACTCGGCGTCCCTCGCAACGAGATAGCCGTCTTGCCGTGTCTCATCAGCAGGACAGACCACAGCCTCGACTTCAACTTTTCCCTACCTTATCTCGCGGCTCGATCAGCCCTCTGCCCGcgaataataatactatGGCTCATGATACCGGTAACAAGAGCTCCAACACCACAGACCTCCCACACAATGGCTTCGACATTCTTCTGGTTTTCACATATCATCAAGGTCTAGCTTTAGAGCTCACAATGTATCTCAACGGTGAAGACTTGATCAAATTAATCGCAACCTCCAAGCCTTTCAATCAGTTTGTGAAGAGGAATTATTCAGATATCATTAAACGCCAGGCGACGCGGGACGCTCCCCAATCGTCACAAATATTTCCATTCAGATGTTATCCGAGGCTGTGCATCGATGACACAAATGCCAGGCGGCAACTTATTCCTCCTCGCGACACTGCAGGCGAAAACGACCTTGCACCGTCCTTTTGCTGGTTGCAAATGATCATCTACCGCGAGCAAACAGTCAAGAAAATCATGGAAAAGATGCTCGTTGCGGGCCATGGGTTGCCGAAGCCATGTGAGCCAGCCATTAAGAAGCTCTGGTTTCTCATGGATATCCCAGATAACAGACGTCGTGAATGGACAATAATGAACCGGAACTTGTGGCAAGATATCGAACTTTTCTTCGCAATGCTCTTCATTGCTCAGCTCGATGCGttgttgaggaagaaacGTTCGAATATCACGGGCCGTTTGTACCACCTATTGATGGCTCAGCCTACTATGACCGTTGTTTGGGATGTCTTGAGGGATGTTGCTCTTCGAAACGAGTTCGATATTCTCAAGTCCTTTGTCCGTTGGAAGTATACTCCTTTGCCACATGAGACTGATCTGTACGTTTATGGAGTTCCTCCTCATGAGGTTGGAGCACTGCAATATGAAGGATACGGCCGACATGAAAGAGTCACAAAAATTGTCCAACCAGATGAGCTCATTTTGAGAGAAATGGCCAGGAGACAGCTTAACCTTGGTGATATGTACAAGGATATCTTCTTGATGGGTAACGGGGCCCGTTACTATTCTCGGTCCGCTCAAGCCGCAACTTCATGGGTTGGAGAAATGAAGCGTGAGGCGGATGCGCAAGGTGTTGACTGGCAAAATGTTGTGAAATTGAACTAG
- a CDS encoding putative protein kinase (Cdc2-related protein kinase), whose product MGSSLRTLEPKKQPKVLVRPKPRPTIPEEFAKSDSVYYRKPGNESVIGAGTYGKVFKAIHVYTQRKVALKKIRMEGEKDGFPVTAVREIKLLQHLRNDNVVSLLEVMVERNECFMVFEYLSHDLTGLINHPTFTLTAAHKKDLAKQMFEGLSYLHHRGVLHRDIKAANILISNRGQLKYADFGLARFFSKSRQLDYTNRVITIWYRPPELLLGETRYGPAVDVWSAACVYVEMFTKKAVFPGEGGEISQMEKLYNCLGTPTRAEWPDIVEMPWFELMRPTERKRRVFEEVYGQILTPAALDLVSQIFRYDPTARPNAEEILAHPYFAEEEPRPQQAIE is encoded by the exons ATGGGCAGCAGCCTCCGCACACTGG AACCCAAGAAACAACCTAAAGTTCTGGTACGACCGAAACCACGTCCCACCATCCCTGAAGAATTCGCTAAATCGGACTCTGTTTATTACCGAAAACCTGGAAATGAATCTGTCATTGGAGCTGGCACATATGGAAAGGTCTTCAAAGCAATCCACGTGTATACCCAGAGAAAGGtggcattgaagaagatacgAATGGAGGGCGAGAAAGATGGGTTCCCTGTCACAGCTGTGCGCGAGATCAAGTTGCTGCAACACCTCCGCAACGATAATGTTGTGAGCTTGCTGGAAGTCATGGTAGAGAGGAATGAGTGCTTTATGGTGTTTGAATATCTCTCCCATGACCTTACCGGTCTCATCAATCACCCGACTTTCACACTTACGGCAGCCCATAAAAAGGACCTGGCAAAGCAGATGTTCGAAGGATTGAGCTACCTTCACCATCGTGGAGTGCTGCATCGCGACATCAAGGCCGCCAATATCCTTATAAGCAACCGTGGACAGCTAAAATACGCCGACTTCGGTTTGGCCAGATTCTTTTCAAAGAGTCGACAACTTGATTACACAAATCGTGTTATCACCATATGGTACCGACCGCCGGAGCTTCTCCTGGGTGAAACCAGGTACGGACCAGCAGTTGACGTTTGGAGTGCGGCTTGCGTGTACGTTGAGATGTTCACAAAGAAAGCCGTTTTCCCCGGCGAGGGGGGCGAGATCAGCCAAATGGAGAAGCTCTACAATTGCCTTGGGACCCCGACACGAGCAGAGTGGCCAGACATTGTTGAGATGCCTTGGTTTGAGTTGATGCGGCCGACTGAGCGAAAGAGAAGGGTCTTTGAGGAGGTGTATGGGCAAATATTAACCCCAGCAGCTCTAGACTTGGTTTCTCAAATATTCCGTTACGACCCGACTGCACGGCCAAATGCTGAGGAGATACTTGCACATCCGTACtttgcggaggaggagcctAGGCCTCAACAAGCCATTGAGTAA
- a CDS encoding eukaryotic translation initiation factor 4E (predicted mRNA cap-binding protein related to eIF-4E), producing the protein MDNANLWTRRSNSSKLSLSMTGTDGKDGARVELPRTKRFGPDSSHGRSNPFNALSPLSGGVSSPSTNASSAFGLGSGAFASFGAPKTPGGSDLKTPLEKRDNPTEHDSAESAKTKAANTAIKEHPLKSTWVIWYRPPTPKYSDYEKSTVPLASISSVESFWSIYSHLKRPSLLPTVSDYHIFKKGIRPVWEDDANKKGGKWVVRLKKGVADRYWEDLLLAMVGDQFAEAGDEVCGAVLSVRSGEDVLSVWTRIDGGRNIKIRETIKRLLGFPIDTNIVWKSHDDSIAQRSAIDQARQEKATGNNGADRRRVTANDDSTGDKGKDVAS; encoded by the exons ATGGATAACGCAAATCTTTGGACTCGCCGCTCCAA CTCCTCTAAGTTGTCTCTGTCTATGACGGGAACAGACGGCAAAGACGGTGCCAGAGTCGAACTTCCCCGCACGAAGCGTTTTGGTCCTGATAGCTCCCATGGTCGATCGAATCCCTTCAACGCTCTATCTCCGCTCTCGGGCGGTGTGTCCTCCCCGTCAACGAACGCTTCCTCTGCATTCGGCCTGGGATCCGGCGCCTTTGCATCTTTCGGTGCCCCCAAAACCCCCGGCGGCTCCGACCTTAAGACGCCCCTCGAGAAACGAGACAACCCGACAGAACACGACTCGGCGGAGAGCGCGAAGACGAAGGCCGCTAATACCGCCATCAAAGAACACCCGCTGAAGTCCACCTGGGTCATTTGGTACCGTCCACCCACCCCTAAATACTCCGATTACGAAAAGTCAACCGTCCCCCTTGCATCTATATCCTCGGTCGAGAGTTTCTGGTCGATATATTCGCACTTGAAGcggccttctcttctacccACTGTTTCCGACTATCATATCTTTAAGAAGGGTATTCGCCCTGTttgggaagatgatgccaaCAAGAAGGGTGGGAAGTGGGTGGTGAGATTGAAGAAGGGTGTCGCTGATCGGTACTGGGAGGATCTTCTCTTAGCTATGGTTGGGGACCAGTTCGCGGAGGCTGGTGATGAAGTTTGCGGTGCTGTCCTCAGTGTACGGAGTGGCGAAGATGTGTTGAGTGTCTGGACCAGGATTGACGGTGGGCGCAATATCAAGATCAG GGAGACGATCAAGCGTCTACTAGGCTTCCCCATCGACACCAACATTGTCTGGAAGAGCCATGACGACAGCATTGCTCAACGCTCTGCCATTGACCAAGCTCGTCAGGAGAAGGCCACCGGAAACAACg GTGCAGATCGACGAAGAGTTACGGCGAATGATGACTCTACGGGGgataaaggaaaggatgTGGCGTCGTGA
- a CDS encoding WD repeat RBAP46/RBAP48/MSI1 family protein (nucleosome remodeling factor, subunit CAF1/NURF55/MSI1) → MEPYDDGFIEEQEEQEEERTEEKVINEEYKTWKKNAPFLYDMILSTALEWPTLTTQWLPDKQEVPDKPYSTHRLLLGTHTSSDAQNYLQIAHVQLPNPSAPNPDDYDEERGEIGGYGGSSKKAPMEIKFNIVQKIDHKGEVNKARYQPQNPNVIATMCTDGRVMIWDRSKHPSLPTGTVNPQMELLGHTKEGFGLSWSPHTAGHLVTGSEDKTVRLWDLTTYTKGNKALKPSRTYTHHSSIVNDVQYHPLHSSLIGTVSDDITLQILDIREAETTRAAASAEGQHRDAINAIAFNPAAETVLATGSADKSIGLWDLRNLKTKLHTLECHTDSVTSLSWHPFEESVLASASYDRKIMFWDLSRSGEEQTPDDAQDGPPELLFMHGGHTNRISDFSWNLNDPWVLCSAAEDNLLQVWKVADAIVGKDLEDVPTEELEA, encoded by the exons ATGGAGCCCTACGACGACG GATTTATTgaggagcaggaagagcaggaagaagagcgtaCTGAGGAGAAAGTCATTAATGAAG AATACAAAAcctggaagaagaatgcgCCTTTCTTATACGACATGATTCTTAGTACGGCATTAGAATGGCCTACTCTTACAACACAATGGCTACCTGACAAGCAAGA GGTCCCTGACAAGCCGTATTCAACTCATCGACTGCTGCTTGGTACACACACCTCAAGTGATGCGCAAAACTATCTACAGATTGCTCATGTGCAACTTCCCAACCCTTCGGCTCCTAATCCGGACGACTACGATGAGGAGCGTGGGGAAATTGGTGGCTATGGCGGTAGCTCCAAAAAGGCCCCGATGGAAATCAAGTTCAACATTGTCCAGAAGATTGATCATAAAGGCGAAGTAAACAAGGCGCGGTATCAACCTCAAAACCCCAATGTGATTGCCACCATGTGTACAGATGGAAGGGTGATGATTTGGGATCGCTCGAAACACCCCAGTCTACCTACGGGCACAGTGAACCCTCAAATGGAGCTTCTAGGTCACACGAAGGAAGGATTTGGTCTTAGTTGGAGCCCGCACACCGCAGGCCACCTCGTCACTGGTAGTGAAGACAAGACTGTTCGACTCTG GGACTTAACGACGTACACGAAAGGCAACAAGGCATTGAAGCCAAGTCGTACATACACCCATCATTCATCGATTGTTAACGATGTTCAGTATCACCCACTCCATTCTTCTCTCATTGGCACAGTGTCCGACGATATCACCCTTCAAATCCTTGACATCCGTGAAGCAGAAACAACCCGTGCGGCAGCTTCTGCGGAAGGCCAACATCGTGATGCAATCAACGCAATTGCGTTCAATCCTGCTGCAGAAACCGTTCTCGCGACAGGCTCAGCCGATAAATCCATTGGCCTCTGGGATCTGCGTAATCTCAAGACTAAATTGCACACACTCGAGTGCCATACCGACTCCGTAACTTCCTTGTCTTGGCACCCATTTGAGGAATCCGTCTTGGCTAGTGCAAGCTATGATCGTAAAATTATGTTCTGGGATCTTAGCCGGAGCGGCGAGGAGCAAACCCCTGATGATGCACAGGATGGACCCCCTGAGCT CCTCTTCATGCACGGTGGCCACACCAACCGTATCTCTGATTTCAGTTGGAACCTTAACGACCCATGGGTTCTGTGTTCTGCCGCTGAAGACAATCTGCTACAGGTGTGGAAGGTTGCTGATGCCATTGTTGGTAAGGACTTGGAGGATGTGCCAACCGAGGAATTAGAGGCCTAA